The nucleotide sequence CCGAGTCGGATGAAGATTTTGCCAAAAGAATTGAAAGAGCTGAAATGGAATTGAATTACAGAGAAAAATTCGATTATAATGTTTATAATTATAATCTTGATGAAGCAAGTAAAGAAGTAAATAAAATTATAGAAAAAGAATTAAGCAAATAGGAGAAACAAAATGGGCGTAACACCTGTAGATTTAAGAGTTCTAAAAGAAAAAGCAGCTAATTTATATGAAGCTGTTATCGTTTGTGCTCAAGAGGCAAGAAGAGTAAATGAAGATAATAAAACCGAATTCAGCAATCTTATAAGCACATTTGCTCCGGCAAGCGATGATGA is from Ignavibacteriota bacterium and encodes:
- a CDS encoding DNA-directed RNA polymerase subunit omega produces the protein MGVTPVDLRVLKEKAANLYEAVIVCAQEARRVNEDNKTEFSNLISTFAPASDDDFDERDNQEQEKISLEFEKRNKPHIVAIKKMVDDKIDYRFKNTEE